The following is a genomic window from Amycolatopsis sp. BJA-103.
GACAAGCTGGGGACGATCGACTACGAGATCGTGACTTCGATGTATCGCCCGCGAATCCACCGGACGTATCTGGAGGCAGGCTCGTGACACCTTCACGACGACTGCTGGCCATCGTCGGCGGCGTCGGGGCGGTGGCCACCGGCACCGCCGCCGCGATCGCCGTCGCCGCACAGCAGCGGCGGCAGAATGAGGATCCGTTCGTGGACGAGCCGTTGGGGGATCTTGAACCGGACCGGACATCGACAGTGGCGGCGGAGGACGGAACGCCGCTCGCGGTCGAGGAGATCGATCCGGCCGATGGGGGCGAACCGGAGCTGACCGTCGTCGGCGTGCACGGTTTCGCGTTGTCGAAGCGCTGCTGGCATTTCCAGCGGCGAGATCTCGCGTCGCTGAAGTTGCCGCGCGTGCGTCAGGTCTATTACGACCATCGCGGGCACGGGCAATCCGGCGCCGCGAACGCCGAGACCAGCACCATCGAGCAGCTGGCGCGCGATCTCGACATGGTCGTGCGCTCGGTGGTGCCGGAGGGGCCCATCGTGCTCATGGGGCACTCGATGGGCGGCATGGTGATCATGGAGCTCGCGGCGGAGCATCCCGAGCTGTTCGACGACCGCGTCGGCGGCGTCGCGTTCATCGCGACCGCGGCGGGCGAAGTCGGCGCTCGGGGACTGCCGCGATCGCTGCTTTCGAAGTACAACCCGCTCACGCGAGGCGTCGGCGGGCTGGCGGGCTGGCAGCCCGGACTCGTCGAGTTCGTGCGCGCCGCCGGAGGGCAGCTGACCCGGCAAGCCGTGCGCAGGCTGGCTTTCGGCAGCCGGGACGTGTCTCCGCGACTC
Proteins encoded in this region:
- a CDS encoding alpha/beta fold hydrolase, which codes for MTPSRRLLAIVGGVGAVATGTAAAIAVAAQQRRQNEDPFVDEPLGDLEPDRTSTVAAEDGTPLAVEEIDPADGGEPELTVVGVHGFALSKRCWHFQRRDLASLKLPRVRQVYYDHRGHGQSGAANAETSTIEQLARDLDMVVRSVVPEGPIVLMGHSMGGMVIMELAAEHPELFDDRVGGVAFIATAAGEVGARGLPRSLLSKYNPLTRGVGGLAGWQPGLVEFVRAAGGQLTRQAVRRLAFGSRDVSPRLVDFMLEMLEVTPVRGLVNFVDTLGSHNRYAALAGLKHAHVLVIGGDSDRFTPIAHAERIAAELPDAELVRVRGAGHMVQLEQPELVNSHLIDLMQRCTGTDGEDPDRRTWWWQR